In a genomic window of Enterobacter asburiae:
- the moaB gene encoding molybdenum cofactor biosynthesis protein B translates to MSQVSAEFIPTRIAILTVSDRRGEEEDTSGHWLREAAHEAGHQIVDKAIVKENRYAIRAQVSQWIASDDVQVVLITGGTGFTAGDQAPEALLPLFDREVEGFGEVFRMLSFEEIGTSTLQSRAVAGVANKTLIFAMPGSTKACRTAWENIIAPQLDARTRPCNFHPHLKK, encoded by the coding sequence ATGAGTCAGGTAAGCGCAGAATTTATCCCGACACGCATTGCTATTCTTACCGTTTCCGACCGCCGTGGTGAAGAAGAAGATACCTCCGGCCACTGGCTGCGCGAGGCGGCACACGAAGCCGGACACCAGATTGTTGATAAAGCGATCGTCAAAGAGAACCGTTACGCCATTCGCGCGCAGGTTTCGCAGTGGATTGCGAGTGACGACGTTCAGGTGGTGCTGATTACCGGCGGCACCGGCTTTACTGCAGGCGATCAGGCCCCCGAAGCGCTGCTCCCGCTGTTCGACCGCGAAGTGGAAGGCTTCGGCGAAGTGTTTCGCATGCTCTCGTTTGAAGAGATCGGCACCTCTACGCTTCAGTCCCGTGCCGTAGCGGGCGTGGCGAACAAAACCCTGATATTCGCCATGCCGGGCTCGACTAAAGCCTGCCGCACCGCGTGGGAAAATATTATTGCCCCGCAGCTGGATGCCCGTACCCGTCCCTGTAATTTCCATCCCCATTTAAAGAAATAA
- the moaA gene encoding GTP 3',8-cyclase MoaA codes for MASQLTDAFARKFYYLRLSITDVCNFRCTYCLPDGYKPGSVTNNGFLSVDEVRRVTRAFSELGTEKVRLTGGEPSLRRDFPDIIAAVRENERIRQIAVTTNGYRMARDVANWRDAGLTAINVSVDSLDARQFHAITGQDKFQQVMDGIDAAFAAGFDKVKVNTVLMRDVNHHQLDTFLAWIKPRRIQLRFIELMETGEGSELFRRHHISGMVLRDALLRRGWIHQIRQRSDGPAQVFCHPDYEGEIGLIMPYEKDFCASCNRLRVSSVGKLHLCLFGDGGVDLRDLLEDDAQQDSLEARISEALTHKKQTHFLHQGNTGITQNLSYIGG; via the coding sequence ATGGCTTCACAACTTACTGATGCTTTCGCGCGTAAGTTTTACTACTTGCGTCTGTCGATTACCGATGTGTGCAACTTCCGTTGCACCTACTGCCTGCCCGATGGCTACAAGCCGGGCAGCGTCACCAATAACGGCTTTCTCTCCGTGGATGAAGTGCGCCGCGTCACGCGTGCGTTCTCTGAGCTCGGTACGGAAAAAGTCCGTCTGACCGGGGGCGAACCCTCCCTGCGTCGTGATTTCCCCGACATCATTGCCGCCGTACGTGAAAACGAACGTATCCGCCAGATTGCGGTGACCACCAACGGTTACCGCATGGCGCGCGACGTGGCGAACTGGCGCGACGCTGGCTTAACCGCTATCAACGTCAGCGTCGATAGCCTCGATGCCCGTCAGTTCCACGCCATTACCGGCCAGGATAAATTCCAGCAGGTCATGGACGGCATCGACGCCGCATTCGCTGCGGGCTTCGACAAAGTCAAAGTCAACACGGTACTGATGCGTGATGTAAACCATCATCAGCTGGACACCTTCCTGGCGTGGATCAAACCACGCCGCATTCAACTGCGTTTTATTGAGCTGATGGAAACCGGCGAGGGCAGCGAGCTGTTCCGTCGCCATCACATCTCCGGCATGGTGCTGCGCGACGCGCTGCTGAGACGCGGCTGGATCCACCAGATCCGCCAGCGCAGCGACGGCCCGGCGCAGGTCTTCTGCCACCCGGATTACGAAGGTGAGATTGGGCTTATCATGCCCTATGAGAAAGACTTCTGCGCCAGCTGCAACCGCCTGCGCGTCTCCTCCGTTGGCAAGCTCCACCTTTGCCTGTTCGGCGACGGCGGCGTAGACCTTCGCGATCTGCTGGAAGACGATGCGCAGCAGGACTCGCTTGAAGCACGCATTTCTGAAGCGCTGACGCATAAAAAACAGACCCACTTCCTGCATCAGGGCAATACCGGTATTACTCAGAACCTGTCCTACATCGGCGGGTAA